The Henckelia pumila isolate YLH828 chromosome 2, ASM3356847v2, whole genome shotgun sequence genome includes a window with the following:
- the LOC140881813 gene encoding uncharacterized protein has product MDGRLPPLPPDSDDFSADVTLIPFTRPLPLLRGPIRAAPSDDPSSGPYLLAFKTTDSWAAAYDSCKLQITSQCESGARIGCSISASNKCKPPWWKLLLGLTSQQDLSERAKCEEIEMEACCVAARERCAEFAKQKCVPAFKNARIKESRWDLGVVERKEVFVNKISKEIWPW; this is encoded by the coding sequence ATGGACGGCCGCTTGCCACCACTTCCACCAGACTCCGATGACTTCTCCGCCGATGTAACTCTAATTCCCTTCACTCGCCCACTTCCTCTCCTACGAGGTCCCATCAGAGCTGCTCCTTCGGACGACCCGTCTTCTGGACCATACCTCCTCGCGTTCAAAACCACTGACTCCTGGGCCGCCGCATACGACTCTTGCAAGCTCCAAATTACCTCACAATGCGAATCTGGCGCCCGAATTGGATGTTCCATTTCTGCTTCTAACAAATGCAAACCCCCTTGGTGGAAATTGCTTTTGGGACTCACTTCCCAACAGGACCTCAGCGAAAGAGCCAAGTGCGAGGAGATTGAGATGGAAGCTTGTTGTGTGGCCGCAAGAGAAAGGTGCGCTGAGTTTGCGAAGCAGAAGTGTGTACCGGCTTTTAAGAATGCAAGGATTAAAGAGAGTCGTTGGGACTTGGGAGTGGTGGAACGGAAGGAGGTTTTTGTGAATAAAATAAGTAAAGAGATCTGGCCTTGGTGA
- the LOC140880161 gene encoding calcium-transporting ATPase 12, plasma membrane-type-like, with protein sequence MGSRFKYSSNVYYGGIGSVLLRISTHPLTKSQKKWRVACIAVHVLLHLVKRVDSKKGKSNSLFSNILSPLSPFPISPHTVVEILPVAATFLDQTEDGGGLISEIDYVKLTEVVKNKNLAELHDVYGHVEAIARLLESSRDNGIRGNETDLVKRKREFGSNTYQKPPPKGLIHFILEAFKDTTILILLACAALSLAFGIREHGLREGWYEGGSIFLAVFLVVAVSASSNFRQERQFDKLSNISNDIRIDVVRDGRRQKVSIFDAVVGDVVFLTIGDQVPADGLFIDGHSFQVDESSMTGESDHVEVDAMHNPFLLSGSKVADGYSKMLVISVGMNTAWGEMMSSITRDSDQQTPLQERLNRLTSSIGRVGLAVACLVLSVMLIRYFTGNTTDINGRREFNGSDRNLNDVFNSVLRIVSAAVTIVVVAIPEGLPLAVTLTLAYSMKRMMADQAMVRKLSACETMGSATVICTDKTGTLTLNQMKVTKFWIGSEEIKQEISRVISRHLIESFYQGVAFNTTGSIFKPKSGSSVIEYSGSPTEKAILSWAVQDWGMDIEKLKQDYAILHVETFSSVKKRSGVLIRNKHDNLCYAHWKGAAEMVLAMCSNYYDTAGEMKRISVDERSKFENIIEGMAASSLRCIAFASKRMEPGEYHSNADEKYTITERELTLLGIVGMKDPCRPGAAKAIQSCRNAGVNVKMITGDNLFTAKAIAAECGILDPSQQVARGEVIEGIEFRNYTPEERLLKVDGIRVMARSSPIDKLLMVQCLKQKGHVVAVTGDGTNDAPALKEADVGLSMGIQGTEVAKESSDIVILDDDFSSVATVLRWGRCVYNNIQKFIQFQLTVNAAALVINFIAAVSDGDVPLTTVQLLWVNLIMDTLGALALATERPTDELMLKPPVGRTEPLISNAMWRNLLAQALYQIVILLTLQFKGRSIFHVEEKVKNTLIFNIFVLCQVFNEFNSRKIEKKNVFTGIHKSRLFLGIIGITVIMQIVMVEFLKNFADTVRLNFGQWGICVGIASLTWPIGWIIKFVPVPKEPFLSHIKKFLHPSS encoded by the coding sequence atggGAAGCAGATTCAAATATTCATCCAATGTATACTACGGTGGCATTGGATCAGTGCTGCTTCGTATCAGCACTCACCCCCTCACAAAATCTCAGAAGAAATGGAGGGTTGCTTGTATTGCAGTCCATGTATTGCTACATTTAGTGAAAAGGGTTGATTCCAAGAAAGGCAAATCTAATTCATTGTTTTCAAACATATTATCCCCCCTCTCCCCCTTTCCCATTTCTCCTCACACGGTCGTCGAAATTCTGCCCGTCGCAGCCACTTTTCTTGACCAAACCGAAGATGGTGGTGGGCTGATTTCAGAAATCGACTACGTGAAGCTCACAGAAGTAGTGAAGAACAAGAATTTAGCTGAGCTTCATGATGTCTATGGGCATGTGGAAGCCATCGCCCGCCTTCTTGAATCCAGTAGAGATAATGGGATCCGAGGAAATGAAACGGATCTCGTTAAAAGGAAGAGGGAATTTGGTTCGAATACATACCAGAAGCCACCCCCAAAAGGGCTGATACATTTCATATTAGAAGCTTTTAAGGACACCACGATTCTGATCCTTCTGGCTTGTGCTGCTCTTTCTCTGGCCTTTGGGATCAGAGAACATGGTCTGAGAGAGGGATGGTACGAAGGAGGCAGCATCTTTCTTGCGGTGTTCCTGGTGGTGGCCGTCTCTGCCTCCAGCAATTTCCGTCAAGAAAGGCAGTTCGACAAGCTCTCCAACATCAGCAACGATATCAGAATCGATGTTGTGAGGGACGGAAGGAGGCAGAAAGTCTCCATTTTCGATGCGGTTGTTGgtgatgttgttttcttgacgATCGGTGATCAAGTTCCCGCTGATGGATTGTTCATAGATGGCCATTCGTTTCAAGTAGACGAATCGAGCATGACAGGGGAGAGCGACCATGTCGAAGTAGATGCGATGCATAATCCTTTTTTGTTGTCCGGTTCGAAAGTGGCCGATGGATATTCGAAAATGCTGGTCATATCAGTTGGGATGAACACTGCCTGGGGAGAGATGATGAGCTCCATAACCCGCGATTCCGACCAGCAAACACCATTGCAAGAACGCCTGAACAGACTGACCTCTTCGATTGGGAGAGTAGGCCTTGCCGTGGCTTGTTTAGTCCTTTCGGTAATGCTGATTCGTTATTTCACCGGAAACACGACGGATATAAATGGGAGACGAGAATTCAATGGGAGCGATAGGAACTTAAACGATGTTTTCAACTCTGTTTTGAGAATAGTCTCTGCTGCTGTGACCATTGTGGTTGTGGCTATTCCTGAAGGCCTCCCATTAGCCGTCACGTTAACGCTCGCCTATTCGATGAAACGGATGATGGCTGATCAGGCGATGGTGAGGAAGCTTTCGGCTTGCGAAACAATGGGCTCAGCAACAGTTATCTGCACGGACAAAACAGGCACTTTAACATTGAATCAGATGAAAGTGACCAAGTTTTGGATAGGTTCCGAAGAGATCAAACAAGAAATATCTCGTGTTATTTCTCGACATCTTATCGAATCATTTTATCAAGGAGTTGCTTTCAACACCACAGGTAGCATCTTTAAGCCTAAATCAGGATCTTCGGTAATTGAGTATTCAGGCAGTCCAACTGAGAAGGCAATACTTTCCTGGGCTGTCCAAGATTGGGGTATGGATATCGAAAAGCTGAAGCAAGATTACGCTATTCTTCATGTCGAAACTTTCAGTTCAGTGAAGAAACGTAGCGGGGTCCTGATCAGAAACAAGCATGATAACTTGTGTTATGCACACTGGAAGGGTGCTGCAGAGATGGTACTAGCAATGTGCTCAAATTACTACGATACAGCCGGAGAAATGAAGCGAATAAGCGTAGATGAGAGATCAAAATTCGAAAACATCATTGAAGGAATGGCAGCTAGCAGTCTCCGATGCATTGCATTTGCCTCCAAGCGAATGGAACCTGGAGAATATCATTCCAATGCTGATGAGAAATATACTATTACCGAACGAGAGTTGACCTTACTTGGGATAGTTGGTATGAAGGATCCCTGCAGACCTGGTGCAGCGAAAGCCATTCAGTCCTGCAGAAATGCGGGTGTCAACGTCAAGATGATCACCGGAGACAACCTGTTCACAGCCAAGGCTATAGCCGCTGAATGTGGGATACTCGATCCAAGTCAACAAGTTGCCAGAGGAGAAGTCATCGAAGGCATCGAGTTCAGAAACTACACGCCAGAAGAACGCTTGCTCAAGGTGGACGGCATCAGAGTGATGGCTAGATCGTCCCCTATAGACAAACTCCTCATGGTCCAATGCCTAAAACAGAAAGGACATGTGGTAGCAGTAACCGGTGACGGAACAAATGATGCACCAGCACTGAAGGAAGCAGATGTGGGCCTCTCAATGGGGATTCAAGGCACAGAGGTGGCTAAGGAGAGCTCGGATATTGTGATCCTGGACGACGACTTCTCCTCCGTTGCCACGGTTTTGCGTTGGGGGCGATGCGTCTATAACAACATCCAGAAATTCATCCAATTCCAGCTCACGGTTAATGCAGCCGCACTAGTCATAAATTTCATAGCCGCTGTTTCGGATGGAGACGTGCCACTCACAACTGTTCAGCTGCTGTGGGTGAACCTGATCATGGACACGTTAGGCGCACTCGCTCTTGCCACGGAACGGCCCACAGACGAACTTATGCTTAAGCCTCCCGTGGGTCGAACCGAGCCCCTGATCTCCAATGCCATGTGGAGAAATCTTCTGGCACAGGCTCTGTACCAGATAGTTATCCTCTTGACCTTACAGTTCAAGGGGAGGTCGATCTTCCACGTAGAGGAAAAGGTGAAAAACACCCTCATTTTCAACATCTTTGTGCTTTGCCAGGTTTTCAACGAATTCAATTCCAGGAAGATTGAAAAGAAGAATGTGTTCACGGGGATACATAAAAGCAGATTGTTTCTTGGGATCATTGGGATCACTGTCATTATGCAGATTGTTATGGTAGAGTTCTTGAAGAACTTTGCTGACACTGTGCGATTGAATTTCGGGCAATGGGGTATCTGTGTTGGGATTGCGTCTTTGACTTGGCCGATTGGTTGGATTATCAAGTTTGTGCCAGTTCCTAAGGAGCCATTTCTCAGTCACATCAAAAAATTCTTGCATCCTAGTTCATGA